In one Solidesulfovibrio fructosivorans JJ] genomic region, the following are encoded:
- a CDS encoding ABC transporter substrate-binding protein yields the protein MNGHGVGRKRRAGLAGLRGLAAACLAAAALLALVGVAAAQKGGGYTFGALLPLTGPLAERGKTSKAALELAQADINAYLANNGQGGQVRFVMEDTGGKPATAVERLKALAGQGIRVVIGPYSDDDAEACLEYADKNNMVLISQGSSGPFLSRKGDNLFRLSPSDTYQAEAVTSLMRQEGVGTVVPLWRGDRYGDDMVVHVKARFRQLGGEVLPGARFAPDRKDFSEILGDLAKLVGQLSRERKNGKVAIYFAGGPEIVTLLKGAAKHPELAAVPWYGCDGTAMFDPIAKDPESAAFAMKVRLASPRYGEGGANVYALTEKRIQDKADLFPDTQSLAAYDGAWAAFFTAQAVGGTGDAARFKQMLPRVCERMYGVTGWLALNEHGDRREDWDFDFWVLGRDKDKYFWEKAARYQFEPGTAKELFLSSGKKK from the coding sequence ATGAACGGGCATGGGGTTGGGAGGAAACGGCGCGCCGGGTTGGCCGGCCTGCGCGGTCTGGCGGCGGCGTGCCTGGCGGCGGCCGCGCTGCTGGCCCTTGTCGGCGTGGCGGCGGCCCAGAAGGGCGGCGGGTACACCTTCGGGGCGTTGTTGCCGCTGACCGGGCCCCTGGCCGAGCGCGGCAAGACGTCCAAGGCCGCCCTGGAACTGGCCCAGGCCGACATCAACGCCTATCTGGCCAATAACGGCCAGGGCGGCCAGGTCCGTTTCGTGATGGAAGACACCGGCGGCAAGCCGGCCACGGCCGTGGAGCGGCTGAAGGCCCTGGCCGGCCAGGGAATCCGCGTCGTCATCGGCCCCTATTCCGACGACGACGCCGAGGCCTGCCTGGAATACGCCGACAAGAACAACATGGTGCTCATCAGCCAGGGCAGCTCCGGGCCGTTTCTGTCCAGAAAGGGCGACAACCTCTTTCGCCTGTCGCCGTCGGACACCTATCAGGCCGAGGCGGTGACGAGCCTCATGCGCCAGGAAGGCGTGGGCACCGTGGTGCCGTTGTGGCGGGGCGACCGCTACGGCGACGATATGGTCGTGCACGTCAAGGCGCGGTTTCGCCAGCTTGGCGGCGAGGTCCTGCCCGGGGCGCGGTTCGCCCCGGACCGCAAGGATTTTTCCGAGATCCTCGGCGATCTGGCCAAGCTGGTGGGGCAGCTTTCGCGCGAGCGCAAAAACGGCAAGGTGGCGATCTATTTCGCCGGCGGACCGGAGATTGTGACCCTTTTAAAGGGCGCGGCCAAGCATCCGGAGCTGGCGGCCGTGCCCTGGTACGGCTGCGACGGCACTGCTATGTTCGATCCCATCGCCAAGGACCCGGAGAGCGCGGCCTTCGCCATGAAGGTCCGGCTGGCCAGCCCGCGTTACGGCGAGGGCGGGGCCAACGTGTACGCGCTCACGGAAAAGCGCATCCAGGACAAGGCCGACCTTTTCCCCGACACCCAGAGCCTGGCCGCCTACGACGGGGCCTGGGCGGCCTTCTTCACGGCCCAGGCCGTGGGTGGAACCGGCGATGCCGCGCGCTTCAAGCAGATGCTGCCCCGGGTATGCGAGCGCATGTACGGCGTCACGGGTTGGCTGGCCTTAAACGAGCATGGCGACCGCCGCGAGGACTGGGATTTCGACTTCTGGGTGCTCGGGCGCGACAAGGACAAGTATTTTTGGGAAAAGGCCGCCCGCTACCAGTTTGAGCCGGGCACGGCCAAGGAGCTTTTCCTGAGTTCCGGCAAGAAAAAATAA
- a CDS encoding ATP-binding protein produces MTDPHASEEVTPSPGRGATPPTADHLFAMDPASLSPEGVAKLRDALRASQEALSRQDEQLRETRAALAETRERFADLYECAPIGFLSLDAAGGIVAANRQAAAMLGHTPETLPGQPFSRFVARADQPCLRALRDRAGRTGERQTAGIRLLRPDQTGRYVEIAATPAGRPTGPDTGRGLHIALSDLPPRRESEEALRLADGILETGPAFLLRFAVSGEEPGPVEYVSANIDRFGFSREKLISGALLPRELVHADDLPKVEAALRENAVAGNDACILDYRLRTGDGQTRYVTDHARLLRDAFGRVNAVQSLVLDVTDSALARQDLETVLDSAPIPIVKVRVTPHGDRILEYQNPAAARLFGEAALGKSCKAYLCKKETCPALSADSGVVRDRECAVTTLRGERVMYKTAHKLPDGSGIIEAMVDVTELMRTRQNLTRAMEAAEAANKAKSEFLATMSHEIRTPINGIMGMTELALQTDLTGEQREYLDLARQSALSLLDIVNDILDFSRIEAGRVELSAAPFSPRRMLGRCLRLFDTLAARHGNTLSLSVHPDVPETLIGDAGRLGQVVANLVSNGLKFTRNGDVRLCVEPDTQNEILCADPSDTPPGNRVSLLFSVIDTGIGIPAAKQDRIFEPFTQLDGSLTRGVGGTGLGLSICNNLVALMGGRLWLSSRPGKGSTFYFTTVCRKKSGAARQRPETTTARAPLPALSILLVEDNCINQLVGKRLLERRGHGVTAVDSGAAALALLAKRSFDCVLMDVEMPELNGLEALARLRDPACYGERADTPVVALTAHAVRGYREKMLAAGFDDYVSKPIDMRQLEAALRRALARPRRRGGGAGA; encoded by the coding sequence ATGACCGACCCTCACGCCTCGGAAGAAGTGACGCCGAGCCCGGGCCGGGGCGCCACGCCCCCCACAGCCGACCACCTCTTCGCCATGGACCCCGCCTCCCTGTCGCCGGAAGGCGTCGCCAAACTGCGCGACGCGCTTCGCGCCAGCCAGGAAGCCCTTTCCCGCCAGGACGAACAGTTGCGGGAGACCCGCGCCGCCCTGGCCGAAACCCGCGAACGCTTCGCCGACCTGTACGAATGCGCCCCGATCGGCTTTCTGAGCCTGGACGCGGCCGGCGGCATCGTCGCGGCCAACCGCCAGGCCGCGGCCATGCTCGGCCATACGCCCGAGACGCTCCCCGGCCAGCCCTTTTCCCGCTTCGTGGCCCGGGCGGACCAGCCGTGCCTGCGCGCCCTGCGCGATCGGGCCGGACGGACCGGGGAACGGCAGACGGCGGGAATAAGGCTCTTGCGCCCGGATCAAACCGGCCGTTACGTGGAGATCGCCGCCACGCCGGCGGGCCGGCCGACCGGCCCGGACACGGGGCGGGGCCTCCACATCGCCCTTTCCGACCTCCCCCCCCGCCGGGAATCCGAAGAGGCCCTGCGCCTGGCCGACGGCATCCTCGAAACGGGACCCGCTTTTCTCCTGCGCTTCGCCGTGTCCGGCGAGGAACCCGGCCCGGTGGAATACGTCTCGGCAAACATCGACCGCTTCGGCTTTTCCCGGGAAAAACTGATCAGCGGCGCCCTGCTCCCCCGCGAACTCGTCCACGCGGACGACCTGCCCAAGGTCGAAGCGGCCCTGCGGGAAAACGCCGTCGCCGGCAACGATGCCTGTATCCTGGACTACCGCCTGCGGACCGGGGACGGCCAAACCCGCTACGTCACCGACCACGCGCGGCTGTTGCGCGACGCCTTCGGCCGGGTAAACGCCGTCCAAAGCCTGGTCCTGGACGTCACCGACAGCGCCTTGGCCAGGCAGGACCTGGAAACCGTCCTCGACAGCGCCCCCATTCCCATCGTCAAGGTCCGCGTCACGCCGCACGGCGACCGGATTCTCGAATACCAGAACCCCGCCGCCGCCCGCCTGTTCGGGGAAGCGGCCCTGGGGAAATCCTGCAAGGCCTATTTGTGCAAGAAGGAGACCTGCCCGGCCTTAAGCGCCGATTCCGGCGTGGTGCGGGACAGGGAATGCGCCGTCACCACCCTGCGCGGCGAACGCGTCATGTACAAGACCGCCCACAAACTCCCCGACGGCTCGGGCATCATCGAGGCCATGGTGGACGTCACCGAGCTCATGCGCACGCGCCAGAACCTGACGCGGGCCATGGAGGCGGCCGAGGCGGCCAACAAGGCCAAATCGGAATTCCTGGCCACCATGAGCCACGAAATCCGCACGCCCATAAACGGCATCATGGGCATGACCGAGCTGGCCCTCCAGACCGACCTGACCGGGGAACAGCGGGAATACCTCGACCTGGCCCGCCAGTCGGCCCTGTCGCTGCTCGACATCGTCAACGACATTCTGGATTTCTCCCGCATCGAGGCCGGCCGGGTGGAGCTTTCCGCCGCGCCCTTTTCCCCGCGCCGCATGCTCGGCCGCTGCCTGCGGCTGTTCGACACCCTGGCCGCGCGCCACGGCAACACCTTGAGCCTCTCCGTGCACCCGGACGTCCCCGAAACCCTCATCGGCGACGCCGGCCGGCTGGGACAGGTCGTGGCCAACCTCGTCTCCAACGGGCTCAAGTTCACCCGAAACGGCGACGTGCGCCTGTGCGTGGAACCCGACACCCAAAACGAGATCCTTTGCGCCGACCCGTCGGACACGCCCCCCGGGAACCGGGTGTCCCTGCTTTTCTCCGTCATCGATACCGGCATCGGCATCCCCGCCGCCAAGCAGGACCGCATTTTCGAGCCCTTCACCCAGCTCGACGGGAGCCTTACGCGCGGCGTCGGCGGCACGGGGCTGGGACTTTCCATCTGCAACAACCTGGTCGCGCTCATGGGCGGACGCCTCTGGCTCAGCTCACGGCCGGGCAAGGGCAGCACCTTTTATTTCACCACCGTGTGCCGCAAAAAAAGCGGCGCGGCGCGGCAACGGCCCGAGACGACCACCGCCCGCGCGCCCCTGCCCGCGCTGTCCATCCTGCTGGTCGAGGACAACTGCATCAACCAGCTCGTGGGCAAACGCCTGCTGGAACGCCGGGGACACGGCGTCACGGCCGTGGATTCGGGCGCGGCCGCCCTGGCCCTTCTCGCGAAGAGGTCCTTCGACTGCGTGCTCATGGATGTGGAAATGCCGGAATTAAACGGCCTGGAGGCCCTGGCCCGACTTCGCGACCCGGCGTGCTACGGCGAGCGAGCCGACACGCCCGTGGTGGCGCTCACCGCCCACGCCGTCAGGGGCTACCGGGAAAAAATGCTGGCCGCGGGCTTCGACGACTACGTGTCCAAGCCCATCGACATGCGCCAGCTCGAGGCGGCCCTGCGCCGGGCCCTGGCCAGGCCGCGTCGCCGGGGGGGCGGCGCGGGCGCTTAA
- a CDS encoding response regulator transcription factor: MRVLIVEDDLEAAAYMVKGLKESGYVADHVADGREALYRVAGETYDALVVDRMLPGVDGLTIVRTMRTAGNHTPVLILSALGDVDDRVKGLKAGGDDYLVKPYAFAELLARLEALLRRGRAEVPDTTLKVADLEMDLVARTVRRAGKAIELKPKEFALLEYLMRHAGHVVTRTMLLENVWDYSFDPQTNVIDVHISRLRQKIDKGHDKPLLSTIRGAGYSLRDSN; this comes from the coding sequence ATGCGCGTGCTCATCGTGGAAGACGATCTGGAAGCCGCCGCGTACATGGTCAAGGGGCTCAAGGAATCGGGCTACGTCGCCGACCACGTGGCCGACGGCCGCGAGGCGCTGTACCGCGTGGCGGGAGAAACCTACGACGCCCTGGTGGTGGATCGGATGCTGCCCGGCGTCGACGGGCTCACCATCGTGCGCACCATGCGCACGGCCGGCAACCATACCCCCGTGCTGATCCTGTCGGCGCTCGGCGACGTGGACGACCGGGTCAAGGGCTTAAAGGCCGGCGGCGACGATTACCTGGTCAAGCCCTACGCCTTCGCCGAGCTGCTCGCCCGGCTGGAAGCCCTGCTGCGCCGGGGACGGGCCGAAGTCCCGGACACGACGCTCAAGGTCGCGGACCTGGAAATGGACCTGGTCGCCCGCACGGTCAGGCGCGCCGGCAAGGCCATCGAACTCAAGCCCAAGGAATTCGCCCTGCTCGAGTACCTCATGCGCCACGCCGGCCACGTCGTCACCCGCACCATGCTGCTCGAAAACGTCTGGGACTACTCCTTCGACCCCCAGACCAACGTCATCGACGTCCACATCAGCCGCCTGCGCCAGAAGATCGACAAGGGACACGACAAGCCCCTGCTCTCCACCATCCGCGGCGCCGGATACAGCCTGCGTGATTCCAACTAA
- a CDS encoding sensor histidine kinase, producing the protein MIPTKLLRSSTLRLSIIHMAAFGLSVLVLLGFIYTSTAGFMERQTDETINAEIQGLAEQYSQLGLTGLIRVIKSRVAKDKAGSSVYLLTDWKFNPLAGNLADWPKFKDTGSGWFDATLEDTENFEPRRVRMRYFLLPGNFHLIVGRDVSERIKVERLIMDALIWGLGITVVLGGLGGLLTSRWTLKRIDVINNASREIMRGELTRRIPTRGAGDEFDRLAENLNAMLDQISKLMDGVKQVSNNIAHDLRGPLNRIRSGLEMSLARPVDDPEHYRTVLRQTISEIDNLLMTFNALLTIAQAEAGTRRQDFTDVDLTSLAADVAELYEPLAEEKDLAFSFHLAPDITVAGNRHLLSQALANLLDNAVKYTPDGGAITVTLTATPSGPELAVADTGPGIPAEYRELVLERFARLESSRNTPGSGLGLSLVAAAASLHQAALRLEDNAPGLRVTMAFPRPRA; encoded by the coding sequence GTGATTCCAACTAAGCTCCTGCGATCCTCCACCCTGCGCCTGTCCATCATCCATATGGCCGCCTTCGGCCTGTCGGTGCTGGTGCTCCTGGGGTTCATCTACACCTCCACCGCCGGCTTCATGGAGCGGCAGACCGACGAGACGATAAACGCCGAGATCCAGGGGCTGGCCGAACAATACAGCCAGCTCGGCCTGACCGGCCTCATCCGCGTCATCAAGTCCCGCGTGGCCAAGGACAAGGCCGGCTCGAGCGTCTACCTGCTCACGGACTGGAAATTCAATCCCTTGGCCGGCAACCTGGCCGACTGGCCCAAGTTCAAGGACACCGGCTCGGGCTGGTTCGACGCCACCCTGGAAGACACTGAAAACTTCGAGCCGCGCCGGGTGCGCATGCGCTACTTCCTCCTTCCCGGCAACTTCCACCTCATCGTCGGCCGCGACGTGTCCGAACGCATCAAGGTGGAACGGCTCATCATGGACGCGCTGATCTGGGGCCTCGGCATCACCGTGGTGCTCGGCGGCCTGGGCGGCCTTTTGACCAGCCGCTGGACGCTCAAGCGCATCGACGTCATCAACAACGCCAGCCGGGAAATCATGCGCGGCGAACTGACCCGGCGCATCCCCACCCGTGGGGCCGGCGACGAATTCGACCGCCTGGCCGAGAACCTGAACGCCATGCTCGACCAGATCTCCAAGCTCATGGACGGCGTCAAGCAGGTGTCCAACAACATCGCCCACGACCTGCGCGGTCCCTTAAACCGCATCCGCTCGGGCCTGGAAATGTCCCTGGCCCGGCCCGTCGACGACCCCGAACACTACCGCACCGTGCTGCGCCAGACCATCAGCGAGATCGACAACCTGCTGATGACGTTCAACGCCCTTTTGACCATCGCCCAGGCCGAGGCCGGCACCCGCCGCCAGGATTTCACCGACGTGGACCTGACCAGCCTCGCCGCCGACGTGGCCGAACTCTACGAGCCCCTGGCCGAGGAAAAAGATCTGGCCTTCTCCTTTCATCTCGCCCCGGACATCACCGTCGCCGGCAACCGCCACCTGCTCTCCCAGGCCCTGGCCAACCTCCTCGACAACGCCGTCAAATACACCCCCGACGGCGGGGCCATCACCGTCACCCTCACCGCCACCCCAAGCGGCCCGGAACTGGCCGTGGCCGACACCGGCCCCGGCATCCCGGCCGAATACCGGGAGCTCGTCCTCGAACGCTTCGCCCGGCTGGAATCCAGCCGCAACACCCCCGGCAGCGGCCTGGGGCTCTCCCTCGTCGCCGCCGCCGCCAGCCTGCACCAGGCCGCCCTGCGCCTCGAGGACAACGCCCCGGGCCTGCGCGTCACCATGGCCTTTCCCCGGCCCCGCGCCTGA
- the uppS gene encoding polyprenyl diphosphate synthase: MPDSMSLPRHVAIIMDGNGRWATMRGLPRSEGHRAGTEAARGIITRCRELGIGHLTLYAFSKENWGRPADEVKFLFDLLVRFLTRETDMLLKQSIRFRLLGEMADLPLAARKVLGHVIAKTAHCTEMTLNLALNYSGRDEILRACRSLMRQGVAPEDVTEERLSAELYTAGQPDPDLIIRTSGEKRLSGYLLWQSTYSEFSFPETLWPDFTPDHFEAALHDYQNRTRRFGLTGDQAAG, encoded by the coding sequence GTGCCGGATTCCATGTCGCTTCCCCGCCACGTCGCCATCATCATGGATGGCAACGGACGCTGGGCCACCATGCGCGGCCTGCCCCGTAGCGAAGGCCACCGGGCCGGCACCGAGGCCGCCCGGGGCATCATCACCCGCTGCCGGGAACTGGGCATCGGCCACCTGACCCTTTACGCCTTTTCCAAGGAGAACTGGGGACGGCCGGCTGACGAGGTCAAGTTCCTTTTCGACCTCCTGGTGCGGTTTTTAACCCGCGAAACGGACATGCTGCTCAAGCAGTCCATTCGGTTCCGGTTGCTCGGCGAAATGGCCGACTTGCCCCTGGCCGCGCGCAAGGTCCTCGGCCACGTCATCGCCAAGACCGCCCACTGCACCGAAATGACCCTGAACCTGGCCCTCAACTACTCCGGCCGCGACGAAATTCTGCGCGCCTGCCGCAGCCTCATGCGCCAGGGCGTCGCCCCCGAAGATGTCACCGAAGAACGCCTCTCGGCCGAACTCTACACCGCCGGACAGCCCGACCCGGACCTCATTATCCGCACCAGCGGCGAAAAACGCCTCTCCGGATATCTGCTGTGGCAGTCCACCTACAGTGAGTTCTCCTTCCCCGAGACCCTCTGGCCCGACTTCACCCCCGACCACTTCGAAGCCGCCCTGCACGATTACCAAAACCGCACCCGGCGTTTCGGCCTCACCGGCGACCAAGCCGCCGGGTAG
- the frr gene encoding ribosome recycling factor → MQAVLKDAEDRMQKALASLDKEFARLRTGRATTSLLDGIRVDYYGTPTPLDQMASVSTPDSRTITIAPWDRKAFHDVEKAILKSDLGLTPVNDGKIIRISIPPLTEDRRKDLAKVAKKYAEEAKVAIRNIRRDANDALKKKKNDKAISEDDQHKGQEDVQKLTDAYIAKADDALAKKEKEIMEI, encoded by the coding sequence ATGCAGGCAGTGCTCAAGGACGCCGAAGACCGGATGCAAAAGGCGCTGGCTTCGCTGGACAAGGAATTCGCGCGGCTGCGTACCGGACGGGCCACGACTTCGCTCCTCGACGGTATCCGCGTGGACTACTACGGCACCCCCACTCCCCTGGACCAGATGGCCTCGGTGTCCACCCCGGACAGCCGCACCATCACCATCGCGCCCTGGGACCGCAAGGCCTTCCATGACGTGGAAAAGGCCATTCTCAAATCCGACCTCGGCCTGACCCCGGTCAACGACGGCAAGATCATCCGTATTTCCATCCCGCCCCTGACCGAGGACCGCCGCAAGGACCTGGCCAAGGTGGCCAAGAAATACGCCGAGGAAGCCAAGGTCGCCATCCGCAACATCCGCCGCGACGCCAACGACGCCCTCAAGAAAAAGAAGAACGACAAGGCGATCAGCGAGGACGACCAGCACAAGGGCCAGGAAGACGTCCAGAAGCTCACCGATGCCTATATCGCCAAGGCCGATGATGCCCTCGCCAAGAAAGAAAAGGAAATCATGGAGATATAG
- the pyrH gene encoding UMP kinase encodes MSNLRFSQVLLKISGEALAGGRPFGIDNQTITNFCQEIAQAAEAGARISLVIGGGNIFRGVSDQAAGMDRASADYMGMLATVLNALAVQEGLEKQGLSTRVMSAITMREVCEPYIRRRALRHLEKGRVVICAAGTGNPYFTTDTAAALRAMELKTEAILKGTKVDGVYDKDPLKHPDAVKFETLTYMDVLEKRLRVMDTTAISLAMDNKLPIVVFNMFTPGNLKRVLVGEPVGTVVKGED; translated from the coding sequence ATGTCGAATTTGCGGTTTTCCCAGGTTTTGCTAAAGATAAGCGGCGAGGCGCTGGCCGGCGGTCGTCCCTTCGGGATCGACAACCAGACCATCACCAATTTCTGCCAGGAGATCGCCCAGGCGGCCGAGGCCGGAGCCAGGATTTCCCTGGTCATCGGCGGCGGCAACATTTTTCGCGGCGTCTCCGATCAGGCCGCCGGCATGGACAGGGCCTCGGCGGACTACATGGGCATGCTGGCCACGGTCCTAAACGCCCTGGCCGTGCAGGAAGGCCTGGAGAAACAAGGGCTGTCCACCCGCGTCATGTCGGCCATCACCATGCGCGAGGTCTGCGAGCCCTACATCCGCCGCCGGGCTCTGCGGCATTTGGAAAAAGGACGGGTGGTCATCTGCGCCGCCGGAACCGGCAATCCGTACTTCACCACGGACACCGCCGCGGCGCTGCGGGCCATGGAGCTCAAAACCGAGGCCATCCTCAAGGGAACGAAAGTCGACGGCGTCTACGACAAGGACCCGCTCAAACACCCCGACGCCGTCAAATTCGAAACCCTGACCTACATGGACGTGCTGGAAAAGCGGCTGCGCGTCATGGACACCACGGCGATCAGCCTGGCCATGGACAACAAGCTGCCCATCGTGGTCTTCAACATGTTCACGCCGGGCAACCTCAAGCGGGTGCTGGTCGGGGAGCCCGTCGGCACGGTGGTCAAAGGAGAGGATTAA
- the tsf gene encoding translation elongation factor Ts, with product MADITASSVKALRDKTGAGMMDCKKALGECSGDEEKAVAWLREKGLAKAQKRAGRATSEGMIGSYIHSNGKLGVMVEIKCETDFVARSERFQEFAKNVAMQIAATNPVCLGPEEVPAELLAKEKEIYKHQAMEEGKPEAIAEKIVEGRMKKYYKEVCLLEQPFIKDDKVVIKDLLNELIGVLGENVQIGRFCRMALGEDAA from the coding sequence ATGGCCGATATTACCGCCAGCTCCGTGAAAGCCCTGCGTGACAAAACCGGCGCGGGCATGATGGATTGCAAGAAAGCCCTGGGCGAGTGCTCCGGCGACGAGGAAAAAGCCGTCGCCTGGCTGCGCGAGAAAGGCCTGGCCAAGGCCCAGAAGCGCGCCGGCCGCGCCACCTCCGAGGGCATGATCGGTTCCTATATCCACTCCAACGGCAAGCTCGGCGTCATGGTCGAGATCAAGTGCGAGACCGACTTCGTGGCCCGCTCCGAGCGCTTCCAGGAGTTCGCGAAAAACGTGGCCATGCAGATCGCCGCCACCAACCCGGTGTGCCTCGGCCCCGAGGAAGTGCCGGCCGAGCTTTTGGCCAAGGAAAAGGAAATCTACAAGCACCAGGCCATGGAAGAGGGCAAGCCCGAAGCCATCGCCGAGAAGATCGTCGAAGGACGCATGAAGAAGTACTACAAGGAAGTCTGTCTGCTCGAGCAGCCGTTCATCAAGGACGACAAGGTCGTCATCAAGGACCTGCTCAACGAGCTGATCGGCGTACTTGGCGAAAACGTCCAGATCGGGCGATTCTGCCGCATGGCCCTGGGCGAGGACGCCGCCTAG
- the rpsB gene encoding 30S ribosomal protein S2: MPYVTMKQLLETGVHFGHQTRRWNPKMRPFIFGARNGIHIIDLQQTVRLYQKAHDFVAGIVAGGGKVVFVGTKRQAQESVKKEAERAGQFFVTNRWMGGMLTNFQTIKKSIDRLKNLERMFGDGSIKRFPKKEIVMMGREVEKLNANLGGIKDMDKLPQAAFIIDPKREEIAVQECRKLGIPIVAVVDTNCDPDVIDYVIPGNDDAIRAIKLFASTVAEACLEGAAQTKDKDEEPTPDKDEKPEAVAEPAPAVEAAAQTESATTAE, translated from the coding sequence ATGCCTTACGTCACCATGAAGCAGCTTCTGGAGACCGGCGTCCACTTCGGACACCAGACCCGCCGTTGGAACCCCAAGATGCGCCCGTTCATTTTCGGGGCCAGAAACGGCATCCATATCATCGACCTGCAGCAGACCGTGCGCCTGTACCAGAAGGCCCACGACTTCGTGGCCGGCATCGTGGCCGGCGGCGGCAAGGTCGTTTTCGTCGGCACCAAGCGCCAGGCCCAGGAATCCGTGAAAAAGGAAGCCGAGCGCGCCGGCCAGTTTTTCGTCACCAACCGTTGGATGGGCGGCATGCTCACCAACTTCCAGACCATCAAGAAGAGCATCGATCGCCTGAAGAACCTGGAGCGCATGTTCGGCGACGGCTCCATCAAGCGCTTTCCCAAGAAGGAAATCGTGATGATGGGCCGCGAGGTCGAAAAGCTCAACGCCAACCTCGGCGGCATCAAGGACATGGACAAGCTGCCCCAGGCCGCCTTCATCATCGACCCCAAGCGCGAGGAGATCGCCGTCCAGGAATGCCGCAAGCTCGGCATCCCCATTGTGGCCGTGGTCGACACCAACTGCGACCCCGACGTCATCGACTACGTGATCCCCGGCAACGACGACGCCATCCGCGCCATCAAGCTTTTTGCCTCCACCGTGGCCGAAGCTTGCCTCGAAGGCGCGGCCCAGACCAAGGATAAGGACGAGGAGCCGACCCCGGACAAGGACGAAAAGCCCGAAGCCGTGGCCGAGCCCGCCCCCGCCGTCGAAGCGGCGGCGCAAACCGAATCCGCAACCACTGCCGAGTAG
- a CDS encoding fumarylacetoacetate hydrolase family protein, producing MKVLRVRRGAATFYAQLLLEERAVRCLDRTLGVPEVLPLTEVSVLAPVAPSKVVCAQGNFRSRLEEIGRGPGDAPMLFLKPPTAVIGNGQSIMLPRATSRVEAWGELAMILGRGCRNVAPEDVPRHLFGYSCANDVTAGDFLAPGEPLGRAKGFDTFAPIGPWIETAVADPTQLWLRTTVNGAVIQESSTGDMVLSPYALVSFISTIMTLLPGDVILTGSPSGGGRLAPGDEVRVEIDAVGVLINAAKAEEEAAPLQ from the coding sequence ATGAAAGTGCTGCGGGTGCGCCGGGGGGCGGCGACCTTTTACGCCCAGCTGTTGCTGGAGGAGCGGGCCGTGCGCTGCCTCGACCGCACCCTCGGCGTGCCCGAGGTGCTGCCGCTGACGGAAGTCTCGGTGCTGGCGCCGGTGGCCCCGTCCAAGGTGGTGTGCGCCCAGGGCAATTTCCGCAGCCGCCTGGAAGAGATCGGCCGTGGGCCGGGCGACGCGCCAATGCTTTTCCTGAAGCCCCCCACGGCCGTCATCGGCAACGGCCAGTCCATCATGCTGCCCCGGGCCACGTCCCGTGTGGAGGCCTGGGGGGAGCTGGCCATGATCCTTGGCCGGGGCTGCCGCAACGTCGCGCCCGAGGACGTGCCGCGCCATCTTTTCGGCTACTCCTGCGCCAACGACGTCACGGCCGGCGATTTCCTCGCCCCGGGCGAGCCGCTCGGCCGGGCCAAGGGCTTCGACACCTTCGCCCCCATCGGCCCCTGGATCGAGACCGCCGTGGCCGACCCCACGCAGCTGTGGCTGCGCACCACGGTCAACGGCGCCGTGATCCAGGAATCCTCGACCGGCGACATGGTGCTCTCTCCCTACGCGCTCGTCAGCTTCATCTCCACCATCATGACCCTGCTCCCCGGCGACGTGATCCTGACCGGCTCCCCGTCCGGAGGGGGGCGGCTCGCCCCGGGCGACGAGGTCCGGGTGGAGATCGACGCGGTGGGGGTGCTCATAAACGCCGCCAAGGCCGAGGAAGAGGCCGCGCCGCTGCAATAG